Proteins encoded within one genomic window of Carassius carassius chromosome 22, fCarCar2.1, whole genome shotgun sequence:
- the LOC132098612 gene encoding epidermal growth factor receptor kinase substrate 8-like, which produces MNGNSGVTAQTSQMNGHGSLSPDVSAKKSVGKALYEQRKNYIRNSINSLTDTSQYHVEHLTTFVMDRKEAMLTIEDGIRKLRLLDAKGKVWTQDMILQVDGKAVSLIDNDSKNELENFPLGSIQHCQAVMNACSYDSILALVCKESGQGKPDLHLFQCDDIKANLIHVDIESAVSDSKGGKLKKRPEVLKMILKSDGTIPPPPGGPAPEPPGAVNQVHAKSRVASWSAWTNQQEHDPQRHYTELDGSPEMSAGQVGRDVQILNHILDDIEHFVTKLQKAAEAFNELSKRKKTKKSKKIGPGEGVLTLRAKPPSQDEFIDCFQKFKHAFNLLGKLNNHIQNPSAVDLVHFLFNPLRLVIQTSGGVDLAKSVIVPLLTREAIDFLHVAGSAEERHLWVTLGEGWTKCRLEWPKDHPFPPHTLCFRDGWEPPVLVSREQDVAQLAERRGTAHTELQRPVDVRSTSNFNMYSVMLKLEAHSQMQRNFAKSRYDFVARNNTELSVMKDEVVEVLDDRKQWWKVRNVSGASGYVPNNILEISRAVDVTSRGEPIYSHTIQKQRSDYVPKLVVTEAPPTPTAPPPPAPLQIPTPPLPPASTQHQDTPPDDSQQYNNSSESDGVTMREHQRERAAPANRTSKSNMEEVQDELMHRLTLGRSAQKKSQTPSQSSSSTAVNISFDSTPDDVKAWLQLKGFSEVTINSLGVLTGAQLFSLNKDELKTVCPDDGARVFSQITVQKAALERSPGSELQEIMRRRQEKLAAAADSGVESFDEGTSH; this is translated from the exons AGCAAAGGAAGAACTACATCAGAAACAGCATCAACAGCCTGACGGACACGTCACAGTACCATGTGGAG CATCTGACCACGTTTGTGATGGACCGTAAGGAGGCGATGCTGACCATCGAGGACGGCATCAGGAAGCTGCGTCTGCTGGACGCTAAAGGGAAGGTGTGGACGCAGGACATGATCCTGCAGGTGGATGGGAAAGCCGTCAGCCTCATCGACAACGACAGCAAG AACGAGTTGGAGAACTTTCCTCTGGGCTCGATCCAGCACTGTCAGGCCGTGATGAACGCCTGCAGCTACGACTCCATCCTGGCTCTGGTGTGTAAGGAGTCCGGTCAGGGCAAACCGGACCTGCACCTGTTCCAGTGCGACGACATCAAG GCCAATTTGATCCACGTGGACATCGAGAGCGCCGTCAGCGACAGCAAGGGCGGGAAGCTCAAGAAGCGTCCGGAGGTGCTGAA AATGATCCTGAAGAGTGACGGGACCATCCCTCCGCCCCCAGGAGGCCCCGCCCCCGAGCCTCCAGGAGCTGTCAATCAAGTTCACGCCAAGAGCCGGGTGGCCAGTTGGTCTGCGTGGACCAATCAGCAGGAGC atGATCCACAGAGACATTACACAGAGCTGGACGGCTCTCCTGAGATGAGCGCAGGGCAAGTGGGCAGAGACGTG CAAATCCTCAATCACATTCTGGACGACATCGAACACTTCGTCACCAAACTGCAGAAAGCCGCCGAGGCCTTTAATGAGCTCTCCAAACGCAAGAAAACCAAAAAGAGCAAAAAGATAGGACCCGGAG AGGGGGTTTTGACGCTTCGAGCTAAACCTCCGTCTCAGGACGAGTTTATCGACTGTTTCCAGAAGTTCAAACACGCCTTCAACCTGCTG GGGAAGTTGAACAACCACATTCAGAACCCCAGCGCTGTGGATCTGGTCCACTTCCTGTTCAATCCTCTCAGACTG gtaaTCCAGACGTCTGGAGGGGTGGATCTGGCTAAAAGCGTGATCGTTCCTCTCCTCACCAGAGAAGCCATTGACTTCCTGCACGTGGCAGGTTCGGCGGAGGAGAGACACCTGTGGGTCACGCTGGGAGAGGGATGGACCAAATGCAG GTTGGAGTGGCCGAAGGATCACCCGTTTCCTCCGCACACGCTGTGTTTCCGGGACGGTTGGGAGCCGCCGGTGCTGGTGTCTCGTGAGCAGGACGTGGCTCAGCTGGCAGAGAGGCGTGGCACGGCGCACACCGAGCTTCAGAGACCTGTAGACGTGAGAAGCACTTCCAACTTTAACATGTACAGTGTGATGCT GAAGCTGGAGGCTCACAGCCAGATGCAGAGGAACTTTGCCAAATCCAGATACGACTTTGTGGCCAGAAACAACACTGAACTGTCTGTGATGAAAGATGAGGTGGTGGAG GTGCTGGACGACAGGAAGCAGTGGTGGAAGGTGCGTAATGTGTCGGGCGCTTCGGGATACGTGCCAAACAACATCCTGGAGATCAGCAGGGCAGTGGACGTGACGAGCCGCGGGGAGCCCATCTACAGCCACACCatacag AAGCAGCGCTCGGATTATGTGCCCAAACTGGTGGTGACGGAGGCCCCGCCCACCCCTACAGCCCCGCCTCCTCCCGCCCCGCTGCAGATCCCCACCCCCCCACTGCCCCCCGCATCCACCCAACATCAGGACACTCCACCAGACGACAGCCAACAATACAACAACAGCAGCGAGAGCGACGGAGTGACCATGAGAgagcatcagagagagagagccgcgccTGCCAAccgtac GTCGAAGTCCAACATGGAGGAGGTTCAGGACGAGCTGATGCACAGACTGACTCTGGGCCGCAGCGCTCAGAAGAAGTCCCAGACTCCGTCTCAGTCCAGCAGCTCGACGGCGGTCAACATCTCCTTCGACTCCACGCCGGACGACGTCAAGGCCTGGCTGCAGCTCAAAGGCTTCAGCGAAGT GACCATCAACAGTCTGGGAGTGCTGACCGGTGCTCAGCTCTTCTCTCTGAACAAAGACGAGCTGAAGACCGTCTGTCCTGATGATGGAGCTCGAGTCTTCAGCCAGATCACCGTCCAGAAAGCTGCTCTCGAG aGGAGCCCGGGCTCGGAGCTGCAGGAGATCATGAGGAGACGCCAGGAGAAGCTAGCAGCGGCCGCGGATTCCGGCGTGGAGTCCTTCGACGAGGGGACCAGCCACTGA